Proteins from a genomic interval of Schaalia odontolytica:
- the atpA gene encoding F0F1 ATP synthase subunit alpha: MADLSISPEEIRGALDSFMESYRPADVATEEVGHVIETADGIAHVEGLPGTMANELLRFEDGTLGLAMNLDQREIGAVVLGDFGGIEEGQVVHRTGEVLSVPVGDGYLGRTVDPLGRPIDGLGDITDLDGRRALELQAPGVMMRKSVHEPLATGLKAIDSMIPVGRGQRQLIIGDRKTGKTAIALDTILNQRENWKSGDPNKQVRCIYVAIGQKGSTIASVRSTLEDAGAMEYTTIVASPASDPAGYKYMAPYTGSAIGQHWMYQGKHVLIVFDDLSKQAEAYRAVSLLLRRPPGREAYPGDVFYLHSRLLERCAKLSDALGGGSMTGLPIIETKANDVSAYIPTNVISITDGQIFLQSDLFNANQRPAVDVGISVSRVGGAAQPKAMKKVAGTLKLTLAQYRSMAAFAMFASDLDAATRRQLTRGERLMELLKQPQSTPYAMEDQVASIWMGTKGYLDDIEVADVLRFERALLDHLHANSTVLNTIASTGDLDADTEEALKVAVEEFHRQWLSAGRGVSDLDSGEVVAERTREEISRGRTSEKA; the protein is encoded by the coding sequence ATGGCTGACCTCAGCATCTCCCCGGAGGAAATCCGCGGAGCACTGGACTCCTTCATGGAGTCCTACCGTCCGGCGGACGTGGCTACCGAAGAGGTCGGGCACGTCATCGAAACGGCCGACGGTATCGCGCACGTCGAGGGCCTGCCCGGCACCATGGCGAACGAGCTGCTGCGTTTCGAGGACGGGACGCTGGGCCTGGCCATGAACCTTGACCAGCGCGAGATCGGCGCCGTCGTCCTCGGTGACTTCGGTGGCATCGAAGAAGGACAGGTCGTCCACCGCACCGGCGAGGTCCTCTCCGTTCCCGTCGGCGATGGCTACCTGGGCCGCACCGTCGATCCCCTCGGGCGTCCCATTGATGGCCTCGGCGACATCACCGACCTGGACGGGCGCCGTGCTCTCGAACTGCAGGCCCCCGGCGTCATGATGCGCAAGAGCGTCCACGAACCGCTCGCGACCGGCCTGAAGGCAATCGACTCGATGATCCCCGTGGGACGCGGCCAGCGTCAGCTCATCATCGGCGATCGCAAGACCGGCAAGACCGCGATCGCTCTCGACACGATCCTGAACCAGCGCGAAAACTGGAAGAGCGGCGACCCGAACAAGCAGGTGCGCTGCATCTATGTCGCGATCGGCCAGAAGGGCTCGACCATCGCCTCCGTTCGTTCCACCCTGGAGGACGCGGGCGCCATGGAATACACCACCATCGTTGCGTCCCCGGCCTCCGACCCCGCCGGCTATAAGTACATGGCGCCCTACACCGGATCCGCCATCGGACAGCACTGGATGTACCAGGGCAAGCACGTGCTCATCGTCTTCGACGACCTGTCCAAGCAGGCGGAGGCCTACCGAGCCGTTTCGCTGCTCCTGCGCCGGCCCCCGGGCCGCGAGGCATACCCGGGCGACGTCTTCTACCTGCACTCCCGCCTTCTGGAGCGCTGCGCGAAGCTCTCGGATGCCCTCGGTGGCGGTTCGATGACCGGCCTGCCGATCATCGAGACGAAGGCCAACGACGTCTCGGCCTACATTCCGACCAACGTCATTTCTATCACCGACGGCCAGATCTTCCTGCAGTCCGACCTGTTCAACGCCAACCAGCGACCCGCCGTCGACGTCGGCATTTCCGTGTCGCGAGTGGGCGGCGCCGCCCAGCCCAAGGCCATGAAGAAGGTCGCCGGAACCCTGAAGCTGACCCTCGCGCAGTACCGTTCGATGGCCGCGTTCGCGATGTTCGCCTCCGACCTGGATGCGGCCACCCGACGCCAGCTGACCCGAGGCGAGCGCCTCATGGAGCTGCTCAAGCAGCCCCAGTCCACGCCTTACGCGATGGAAGACCAGGTTGCCTCCATCTGGATGGGGACCAAGGGCTACCTCGATGACATTGAGGTAGCCGACGTGCTGCGTTTCGAGCGGGCGCTGCTTGATCACCTCCACGCCAACTCGACCGTGCTCAACACGATCGCATCGACCGGCGACCTGGACGCCGACACGGAGGAGGCCCTCAAGGTCGCCGTCGAAGAGTTCCATCGCCAGTGGCTCAGCGCCGGACGCGGCGTGTCCGATCTCGACAGCGGCGAGGTCGTTGCCGAGCGCACCCGCGAGGAGATCTCTCGCGGACGCACGAGCGAGAAGGCCTAA
- a CDS encoding F0F1 ATP synthase subunit gamma, with amino-acid sequence MGGQQRIYKQRIASTTTLAKVFRAMEMIAASRIGAARRAATEAGPYEKALTQAVAAVAVHTDLDHPLTEEREDTKRVAVLVVASDRGMAGAYSATILRESEKLIADLTTQGYEPVLYTFGRRASAYFRFRAVSIEREWEGESDSPSSETAREMASVLLGRFLDPDPASGVGALHLVYTRFKTVMSQVPEVRQMLPLTVVDAPESDEERERERGYADDPSSALPEYEFIPSPEAVLDTLLPLYVEARIHNVLLQSAASELASRQRAMHTATDNAQELITKYTRLANSARQAEITQEITEIVGGADALGAS; translated from the coding sequence ATGGGCGGACAGCAGAGGATCTACAAGCAGCGTATCGCCTCGACGACAACGCTCGCGAAGGTCTTCCGCGCCATGGAGATGATCGCCGCGTCTCGCATCGGCGCGGCGAGGCGTGCTGCCACTGAGGCTGGACCCTACGAGAAAGCCCTCACCCAGGCGGTAGCGGCGGTCGCGGTCCACACGGACCTGGACCATCCGCTCACGGAAGAACGCGAGGACACCAAGCGTGTTGCCGTCCTGGTCGTCGCATCCGACCGCGGCATGGCCGGAGCATACTCGGCGACTATCCTGCGCGAATCCGAGAAGCTCATCGCTGACCTGACCACGCAAGGCTACGAACCCGTGCTCTACACCTTCGGGCGCAGGGCGTCGGCGTACTTCCGCTTCCGGGCAGTGAGCATCGAACGCGAGTGGGAAGGGGAATCGGACTCCCCGAGCTCGGAGACCGCCCGCGAGATGGCCAGCGTGCTTCTCGGGCGTTTCCTCGACCCCGATCCAGCGAGCGGCGTCGGCGCGCTGCACCTCGTGTACACGCGATTCAAGACGGTCATGAGCCAGGTGCCCGAGGTACGCCAGATGCTCCCGCTGACGGTCGTGGACGCGCCAGAATCCGACGAGGAACGCGAGCGCGAACGCGGCTACGCGGACGATCCGTCCTCGGCGCTTCCCGAGTACGAGTTCATTCCCTCGCCCGAGGCGGTCCTGGACACGCTGCTGCCCCTGTACGTTGAGGCGCGCATCCACAACGTTCTGCTCCAATCCGCCGCGTCCGAATTGGCGTCGCGTCAGCGCGCCATGCACACGGCGACGGACAACGCTCAGGAACTCATCACCAAGTACACGCGACTGGCGAACTCGGCCCGCCAGGCGGAAATCACCCAGGAAATCACCGAAATCGTGGGCGGGGCCGACGCTCTGGGCGCGAGCTAA
- the atpD gene encoding F0F1 ATP synthase subunit beta, translating into MTDTPAIAEGRVARVVGPVVDVEFPPDRIPPLYNALTVDVNLAGQGEGESSFTMTLEVAQHLGDNLVRTIALKPTDGLVRGAPVTDTGAPISVPVGDVTKGHVFNVTGDVLNLEEGETLEITERWPIHRQPPAFDQLEARTKMFETGIKVIDLLTPYVQGGKIGLFGGAGVGKTVLIQEMIQRVAQDHGGVSVFAGVGERTREGNDLIGEMEEAGVFDKTALVFGQMDEPPGTRLRIALTGLTMAEYFRDVQHQDVLLFIDNIFRFTQAGSEVSTLLGRMPSAVGYQPNLADEMGQLQERITSAGGHSITSLQAIYVPADDYTDPAPATTFAHLDATTELSREIAAKGIYPAVDPLASSSRILDPALVGREHYDVATHVKAILQKNKELQDIIAILGVDELSEDDKVTVARARRIEQFLSQNMYMAEKFTGVPGSTVPLSETIEAFKRIAEGNYDDVPEQAFYNCGGIDDLERNAHELAKEA; encoded by the coding sequence ATGACTGATACACCTGCAATCGCCGAGGGGCGCGTCGCCCGCGTCGTCGGCCCTGTCGTCGATGTCGAGTTTCCCCCGGACCGCATCCCGCCGCTGTACAACGCGCTGACGGTCGACGTGAATCTCGCGGGGCAAGGCGAGGGCGAGTCCTCGTTCACGATGACGCTTGAGGTCGCCCAGCACCTGGGCGACAACCTCGTTCGTACCATCGCGCTCAAGCCGACGGACGGCCTCGTGCGCGGGGCACCCGTCACCGACACGGGAGCCCCCATCTCGGTGCCCGTGGGCGATGTGACCAAGGGACACGTGTTCAACGTGACGGGCGACGTGCTCAACCTTGAGGAGGGCGAGACCCTCGAGATCACGGAGCGCTGGCCGATTCACCGCCAGCCGCCCGCCTTTGACCAGCTCGAGGCCCGCACCAAGATGTTCGAAACCGGCATCAAGGTCATCGACCTGTTGACCCCCTACGTTCAGGGCGGCAAGATCGGCCTGTTCGGCGGCGCCGGCGTCGGCAAGACCGTTCTCATTCAGGAAATGATCCAGCGCGTCGCGCAGGACCACGGCGGCGTGTCCGTCTTCGCGGGCGTCGGTGAGCGCACGCGCGAGGGCAACGACCTCATCGGAGAGATGGAGGAGGCCGGCGTCTTCGACAAGACCGCGCTCGTCTTCGGACAGATGGATGAGCCGCCGGGCACGCGTCTGCGCATCGCCCTGACGGGCCTGACGATGGCGGAGTACTTCCGGGACGTGCAGCACCAGGACGTGCTGCTGTTCATCGACAACATCTTCCGCTTCACCCAGGCGGGCTCCGAGGTGTCCACACTGCTGGGCCGCATGCCGTCGGCGGTGGGCTACCAGCCCAACCTCGCCGACGAGATGGGACAGCTGCAGGAGCGCATCACCTCGGCCGGTGGCCACTCGATCACGTCCCTTCAGGCCATCTACGTTCCCGCCGACGACTACACGGACCCCGCTCCGGCGACGACCTTCGCGCACCTGGATGCGACGACCGAGCTCTCCCGCGAGATCGCCGCCAAGGGCATCTACCCGGCCGTGGATCCCCTGGCCTCCTCCTCGCGCATCCTCGACCCCGCCCTGGTCGGACGCGAGCACTACGATGTCGCCACCCACGTCAAGGCGATCCTGCAGAAGAACAAGGAACTGCAGGACATCATCGCGATCCTCGGCGTTGACGAGCTCAGCGAGGACGACAAGGTGACGGTGGCCCGGGCGCGCCGCATCGAGCAGTTCCTGTCGCAAAACATGTACATGGCGGAGAAATTCACGGGCGTCCCCGGATCGACCGTGCCCCTGTCGGAGACCATCGAAGCCTTCAAGCGCATCGCCGAAGGCAACTACGACGACGTCCCCGAGCAGGCGTTCTACAACTGCGGCGGCATTGACGACCTGGAGCGCAACGCCCACGAGCTGGCCAAGGAAGCCTGA
- a CDS encoding F0F1 ATP synthase subunit epsilon, with the protein MASGRSLQVEVVSHEGRLWHGSAASVQIPTVDGSLGVLPGRQPLLAQLGEGAVTVTRSDEVTSFTVSGGFASVDNDYVTIVADHAIVVVQ; encoded by the coding sequence ATGGCGTCCGGAAGGTCCCTGCAGGTTGAGGTCGTCTCTCACGAGGGGCGGCTGTGGCACGGCAGCGCCGCATCCGTCCAGATTCCGACGGTGGATGGCTCCCTGGGCGTCTTGCCGGGGCGCCAGCCGCTGCTCGCCCAGCTCGGCGAGGGCGCCGTCACCGTGACGCGCTCCGACGAGGTCACGTCATTCACCGTCAGCGGGGGATTCGCCTCAGTTGACAACGACTACGTCACTATCGTCGCTGATCACGCTATCGTGGTCGTGCAGTAA
- a CDS encoding DUF2550 family protein, with protein MSLTLVAMWCVAVLVCVGAVLWVYMNVRARRIASRLGAFRCWSRPDVQSGWTAGIGVYGVDDLSWYRLVGFSLQPVYTVPRSGLEVSAPIAHSADGSVVEVRLAYGEHRYEVAVERLTYNGLVSWVESGPPRLV; from the coding sequence ATGAGCCTGACGCTCGTAGCAATGTGGTGCGTGGCCGTCCTCGTGTGCGTCGGCGCGGTCCTGTGGGTGTACATGAATGTGCGCGCCCGCAGGATCGCGTCGCGTTTGGGTGCCTTTCGCTGCTGGTCGCGCCCCGACGTCCAGTCTGGCTGGACGGCCGGCATCGGCGTCTATGGCGTTGACGACCTATCGTGGTACCGACTCGTTGGTTTTTCCCTGCAGCCGGTCTACACGGTGCCCCGTTCCGGCCTTGAGGTATCCGCTCCGATCGCCCACTCGGCGGACGGGTCGGTCGTTGAGGTGCGCCTCGCATACGGTGAGCATCGTTACGAGGTCGCCGTCGAACGCCTGACATACAACGGATTGGTCTCCTGGGTGGAGTCCGGTCCTCCGCGCCTCGTATAG
- the nucS gene encoding endonuclease NucS — protein sequence MRIVIASCTVDYSGRLSAHLDPAKRVIMVKGDGSVLIHSEGGSYKPLNWMTAPCSVTIDEGGEDEPNTQQVWTVQADKTDDKLVIRVHEIICDVTENLGVDPGLVKDGVEAHLQELLAQQVPQILGEGWELVRREYPTPVGPVDLMVRDETGAHVAIEVKRRGGIDGVEQLTRYLSLLGRDSLLGDVSGIFAAQEITKQARTLAEDRGIRCVVLDYDAMRGFDDPSSRLF from the coding sequence GTGCGTATTGTTATTGCTTCCTGCACCGTCGACTACTCCGGACGCCTCAGTGCTCATCTGGATCCCGCCAAGCGCGTCATCATGGTCAAGGGCGACGGCTCGGTCCTCATTCATTCTGAAGGCGGCTCCTACAAGCCGCTGAACTGGATGACCGCGCCGTGCTCGGTGACCATTGACGAGGGTGGGGAGGACGAACCGAACACGCAGCAGGTGTGGACCGTTCAGGCCGACAAGACCGACGACAAGCTCGTGATCCGTGTCCACGAAATCATCTGTGACGTTACCGAAAACCTGGGAGTGGACCCCGGCCTCGTCAAGGACGGCGTGGAGGCGCACCTGCAGGAGCTCCTCGCCCAGCAGGTCCCGCAGATCCTCGGCGAGGGGTGGGAGCTCGTGCGACGCGAATACCCGACGCCGGTGGGGCCGGTCGACCTCATGGTGCGCGACGAGACCGGCGCGCACGTGGCTATCGAGGTCAAACGGCGAGGCGGCATCGACGGCGTCGAACAGCTGACGCGCTACCTGTCCCTGCTGGGTCGTGATTCGCTGCTGGGCGACGTGTCGGGGATCTTTGCGGCGCAGGAGATCACCAAGCAGGCGCGCACGCTGGCCGAGGATCGCGGGATTCGCTGCGTGGTCCTCGACTACGACGCCATGCGCGGTTTTGACGACCCATCCTCCCGGCTGTTCTGA
- a CDS encoding winged helix DNA-binding domain-containing protein codes for MVAVADTSLARIVAQGLVPLTRGRDPVAAVELLLAVQGQMAGAIPWAIGARCTAVTRAQVAESFQSGELVRSWPMRDTLHVTSARDHHWLRRLLRHRYASWIRQSTGLGLSDALVEKAAAAAFELLGENPSGVSRGEVIRAWDEAGIATVTSGAGGGVRRRHLIKRLFLDGLLVSGPLRGGEHLIVDARQLPGAPGVAKGECGHEEALALLAARYAWGHGPVDAADLARWAGLTLTEARRALAGSAQIGESIGRPLISREGRVARADIDDLVERSRDEARAVFALPSFDELHVGYRDRSCLTDRAGEALICPGANGMFRPIVVANGRVVAARSPGGELTFTEEGSSYAQEAQREMARWGDWLFEKRH; via the coding sequence ATGGTGGCGGTGGCCGATACCAGCCTGGCGCGCATCGTCGCCCAGGGGCTGGTGCCGCTCACGCGCGGGCGCGATCCCGTGGCCGCCGTCGAGTTGCTGCTCGCTGTCCAAGGCCAGATGGCGGGCGCGATCCCGTGGGCGATCGGCGCGCGTTGCACCGCGGTCACGCGCGCTCAGGTCGCCGAGTCCTTCCAATCGGGTGAGCTCGTCCGATCCTGGCCGATGCGCGACACGTTGCATGTGACAAGCGCGCGCGATCATCACTGGCTGCGTCGGTTGCTGCGCCACCGATACGCTTCGTGGATTCGTCAATCGACGGGGTTGGGGCTCAGCGATGCTCTCGTCGAGAAAGCCGCGGCGGCGGCGTTCGAGCTGCTGGGAGAGAACCCCTCGGGTGTGAGCCGCGGCGAGGTCATCCGCGCCTGGGATGAGGCTGGTATCGCAACCGTCACCTCGGGAGCCGGGGGCGGGGTGCGGCGACGTCATCTGATCAAGAGGCTTTTCCTCGACGGCCTGCTCGTCTCTGGTCCGCTCCGGGGCGGGGAGCACCTGATCGTTGATGCCCGGCAGCTGCCGGGCGCTCCGGGCGTCGCGAAGGGGGAGTGCGGGCACGAGGAGGCGCTCGCGCTCCTGGCCGCCCGCTACGCGTGGGGACACGGCCCCGTGGATGCTGCAGACCTTGCTCGGTGGGCGGGGCTGACGCTCACCGAGGCGCGTCGTGCGCTGGCGGGTTCGGCCCAGATCGGCGAGAGTATCGGTCGGCCGCTCATCTCGCGTGAGGGGCGCGTCGCGCGCGCCGACATTGATGACCTTGTCGAACGTAGCCGCGACGAGGCCCGGGCAGTGTTTGCGCTGCCCTCCTTCGACGAGCTGCATGTTGGGTATCGTGACCGTTCGTGTCTGACCGACCGGGCTGGTGAGGCCCTCATCTGTCCCGGGGCGAATGGGATGTTCCGCCCCATCGTCGTCGCGAACGGACGGGTTGTTGCGGCGCGTTCTCCCGGCGGTGAGCTTACCTTTACCGAGGAAGGCTCCTCCTATGCGCAAGAAGCTCAGCGTGAAATGGCGCGCTGGGGAGATTGGTTGTTTGAGAAGCGGCACTGA
- a CDS encoding N-acetylglucosamine-6-phosphate deacetylase, producing MTDCVLRGRLVLEDSVVEDGIIEIDGSTITRVCPASDYDADLPAATDSTFLPGLVDVHCHGGGGESFPNAQSEEAALVAVMEHRRHGTTSLVASCVTASAEVLRARAKTLAQLASDGELAGIHFEGPFVSHARCGAQDPTYIIDPDAELTRTLLEECRGYALSMTLAPEKPGAYGPGSVAEALIDGGALPSWGHTDSNSAMAREALEYSRERFSQVSTTRGPRATITHLFNGMRPLHHRDTGPIAEFLSDAARGGAVAELICDGIHVDPSLVRDVYELVGRDHVVFVTDAMAAAGMPDGEYTLGPQDVVVRDGIARLAQGDAIAGGTAHLLDCVRVAVTRGGIPLVDAVYMATVQGATILGDDTIGRLAAGKKADVLEVDDALNVRRVWRRGTVVA from the coding sequence ATGACTGATTGTGTGCTACGTGGCCGCCTGGTCCTGGAAGATTCCGTTGTCGAGGACGGAATTATTGAGATCGACGGTTCGACCATTACCCGTGTATGCCCCGCTTCCGACTATGACGCAGACCTGCCCGCCGCCACGGACTCAACGTTCCTGCCCGGCCTGGTCGATGTTCACTGCCACGGCGGAGGAGGGGAATCCTTCCCGAACGCGCAGAGCGAGGAGGCGGCCCTCGTGGCCGTCATGGAGCATCGACGCCACGGCACGACCTCCCTGGTCGCCTCCTGCGTGACCGCTTCTGCCGAGGTGCTGCGTGCTCGCGCCAAGACACTCGCCCAACTGGCCAGCGACGGAGAACTTGCGGGCATCCACTTCGAGGGACCCTTCGTCTCGCACGCGCGCTGCGGCGCCCAGGATCCCACCTACATCATCGATCCCGACGCGGAGCTGACGCGAACCCTGCTGGAGGAGTGCCGCGGATACGCCCTGTCGATGACGCTGGCCCCGGAGAAGCCCGGCGCGTACGGTCCCGGCTCCGTTGCTGAGGCCCTCATCGACGGGGGCGCCCTGCCCTCGTGGGGACACACCGACTCCAACTCGGCGATGGCCCGCGAGGCGCTGGAGTACTCTCGGGAGCGTTTCAGCCAGGTTTCCACCACGCGCGGACCTCGCGCCACCATCACCCACCTCTTCAACGGCATGAGGCCGCTGCACCACCGCGACACCGGTCCGATCGCCGAATTCCTCTCCGATGCCGCGCGCGGGGGCGCCGTCGCCGAGCTGATCTGCGACGGCATCCACGTCGATCCTTCCCTCGTGCGCGACGTGTACGAGCTGGTGGGACGCGACCACGTCGTGTTCGTCACCGACGCGATGGCGGCGGCGGGGATGCCCGATGGCGAGTACACGCTGGGTCCGCAGGACGTCGTCGTGCGCGACGGTATTGCGCGCCTGGCCCAGGGGGATGCGATCGCGGGCGGAACCGCGCACCTCCTGGACTGCGTGCGGGTCGCCGTGACGCGCGGCGGCATACCGCTCGTGGACGCCGTGTACATGGCCACCGTGCAGGGCGCCACCATTTTGGGCGACGACACGATCGGTCGCCTCGCGGCAGGCAAGAAGGCCGACGTGCTCGAGGTCGATGACGCCCTGAACGTGCGCCGCGTGTGGCGCCGTGGCACTGTAGTTGCGTGA